The window GTCAGGTCCACCAGCAGTTCCAGCCGGGGACGCGGATGGGGTGACGCTCGCCACCAGTCCTGCGCGGTCTTGAGGGCGTGCTGACGCAACACCCGGCAGAGGTGCCRGGTGTCCCAGCCGGCGTGGTTGAGAAAGCGGCTGAGGGCCGAGGGGGACTTGACCGTGGCCCGTTCCGGCAGCGGTCGGCCGGAACCATCCAACAGCAGGGGCAGGATGTCAGAATAGAGCCGTCTGGAACGCGGTTCTTTTGGGTTCACACCCCACTATGGGGCCAAAAGTGCGTTCCAGACGTCCTTTCCCAAAACTGCAAGATGTCAGTAGAGGCTTTTTCTGATCACCATCTACCTGACCGTCAACTCCGTTCGCCGAGATGACCCCAGATCATTGAGTTCAAAGCTTCAGATGAAATGGCTGATCTCTGTCTTGAAGTACTGAGCTAGTGCCCGCGCGTGATCTGCCGTGAACGGCCGCTTCCGGCCAAGAAGTTGGCTGATCGTGGCCTGGTTGATTCCCGTCGCCTGCGCGAGTCTCTGTTGCGTCAGCTGGTCTTTCTCCATCAGGAAGGCCAGCATCGCCGCTGCGTCCACGTCTGGGATGGAGGAGTGTGCTTCCTCATAGGTGGTGATTCGCACCATCAGCTGGTCGGCCAGCGAGCGCAGAGGATGGTCTGCCTTC is drawn from Deinococcus sp. Leaf326 and contains these coding sequences:
- a CDS encoding type II toxin-antitoxin system HigA family antitoxin; this encodes MTNYSELAQTWQHLHALAPEVFLPITDAPSLRRATDALKALDREMGEKADHPLRSLADQLMVRITTYEEAHSSIPDVDAAAMLAFLMEKDQLTQQRLAQATGINQATISQLLGRKRPFTADHARALAQYFKTEISHFI